The genomic interval AAGAGGTTCAAGAAACTTGAAAGACAAAATAAAAAGACTGATAGGACGTATGTACACCTCTGGTGCACATACAAACGCCCATGAACTAACCTCCAAAGTACTAGGCCAACTTAACTTAAATGAAGAGTGGTCACAGTACGTCGATATAGAAGTTCGAAACATGATGGATCGGGAAGCATTCAAAAAAACCCCGATACATAAAAGAGCTTTATTCCTACCCCACTGTCTACGGAAAGCAGGGGAATGCAAAGGAGAGTACGGCGACCGTGGATTAAAATGCAAAAAATGCGGTAAATGCAATATCGCGGACATCATAGAATACGCAGAAAAACTAGGATACCAAATATACGTAGTTCCAGGAGGAAGCTTAGTATTCAAAGTACTAAAAAACGGCGACGTAGACGCAGTAGTAGGCGTTGCATGCTACGACGAACTAGACCAAGCAATAAAAAAAGCAAACCAAGCAGGATTACCCAGCCAAGGCATCCTACTAAGCGAAGACGGATGCGTCAACACCAAAGTAAACAAAATGGAAGTAGCACG from Methanonatronarchaeum thermophilum carries:
- a CDS encoding DUF116 domain-containing protein produces the protein MKDKIKRLIGRMYTSGAHTNAHELTSKVLGQLNLNEEWSQYVDIEVRNMMDREAFKKTPIHKRALFLPHCLRKAGECKGEYGDRGLKCKKCGKCNIADIIEYAEKLGYQIYVVPGGSLVFKVLKNGDVDAVVGVACYDELDQAIKKANQAGLPSQGILLSEDGCVNTKVNKMEVARKLQL